A single Ketogulonicigenium vulgare WSH-001 DNA region contains:
- a CDS encoding GMC oxidoreductase — protein sequence MADMHYDAIVVGSGISGGWAAKELTEKGLKVLMLERGRNIEHVKDYVNAEKEAWDYPHRGRPTNAMKEEFPVLRRDYPLQESTYGMWANEQENPYVEEKRFDWFRGYHVGGRSLMWGRQTYRHSVMDFEANAREGIAIDWPIRYGDIAPWYDYVERFAGISGNRDGLDVLPDGEFLPPIPLNVVEKDVAARIQQAYGGKRYLINSRTSNITEPRPEQHRSACQYRNKCVLGCPYGAYFSTQSATLPAAVATGNLTLRPFSIVRELIYDKDTKRVTGVEIIDAETGLTYEYTANIVFLNASTFNSTWILMNSATDVWEGGLGSSSGELGHNVMDHHFRVGARGTIEGYEDMYYYGRRPAGFYIPRFRNVPGDEGRNYIRGFGYQGSASRGGWSRPAEELGIGAELKNALSTPGAWGINMTAFGEILPYHDNKISLNRGVTDKWGLPVLSFDVSLRENELEMRKDMKQDAIDMLEAAGVKDVVGTETPYAPGMGIHEMGTARMGRDPATSVLNGNNQVWDAPNVFVTDGACMTSGSCVNPSLTYMALTARAAEFAVDALKKGDL from the coding sequence ATGGCGGATATGCATTACGACGCAATTGTCGTCGGATCGGGGATTAGTGGCGGCTGGGCAGCCAAAGAGCTGACCGAAAAGGGCCTGAAAGTCCTGATGCTGGAACGCGGGCGTAATATTGAACACGTCAAAGATTACGTGAACGCCGAAAAAGAGGCTTGGGATTATCCCCACCGTGGTCGTCCGACCAATGCGATGAAGGAAGAATTCCCCGTCCTGCGCCGCGATTATCCGCTGCAAGAATCGACCTATGGCATGTGGGCGAACGAGCAGGAAAACCCCTATGTCGAGGAAAAGCGCTTTGACTGGTTCCGTGGCTACCATGTGGGTGGCCGCTCGCTGATGTGGGGTCGCCAGACCTATCGCCACAGCGTGATGGATTTCGAAGCGAACGCCCGTGAAGGCATCGCGATCGACTGGCCCATCCGCTACGGTGACATCGCCCCCTGGTATGATTATGTCGAACGTTTCGCCGGTATTTCCGGCAACCGCGACGGCCTTGACGTGCTGCCCGATGGTGAGTTCCTGCCGCCGATCCCGCTGAACGTCGTTGAAAAAGACGTCGCCGCCCGCATTCAGCAGGCCTATGGCGGCAAGCGCTATCTGATCAACTCGCGCACCTCTAACATCACCGAGCCGCGCCCCGAACAGCACCGCTCGGCCTGTCAGTACCGTAACAAATGCGTGCTGGGCTGCCCCTATGGCGCCTATTTCAGCACGCAATCGGCGACCCTGCCCGCCGCCGTTGCGACCGGCAACCTGACGCTGCGCCCCTTCTCGATCGTGCGCGAGCTGATCTATGACAAGGACACCAAGCGCGTCACCGGCGTCGAGATTATCGATGCCGAAACGGGCCTCACCTATGAATATACCGCCAATATCGTCTTCCTGAACGCGTCGACCTTTAACTCGACTTGGATCTTGATGAACTCGGCGACGGATGTCTGGGAAGGCGGCCTTGGCAGCAGCTCGGGGGAACTCGGCCATAACGTCATGGACCACCACTTCCGCGTCGGCGCCCGTGGCACGATCGAGGGTTACGAGGATATGTATTACTACGGCCGCCGCCCGGCCGGGTTCTATATCCCCCGCTTCCGCAACGTGCCGGGCGACGAGGGCCGCAATTATATCCGCGGCTTTGGCTATCAAGGTTCGGCCAGCCGTGGCGGCTGGAGCCGCCCTGCCGAAGAGCTGGGCATCGGGGCCGAGCTGAAAAACGCGCTATCGACCCCCGGCGCATGGGGCATCAACATGACCGCCTTTGGCGAGATCCTGCCCTATCACGACAACAAGATCTCGCTGAACCGTGGCGTGACCGACAAATGGGGCCTGCCCGTCCTGTCGTTCGATGTCTCGCTGCGCGAGAACGAATTGGAAATGCGCAAGGACATGAAACAGGACGCCATCGACATGCTGGAAGCGGCAGGCGTCAAGGATGTCGTGGGCACTGAAACGCCCTACGCACCCGGCATGGGCATCCATGAAATGGGCACCGCCCGTATGGGCCGCGATCCGGCAACCTCGGTGCTGAACGGCAATAACCAGGTCTGGGACGCCCCGAACGTCTTCGTCACCGACGGCGCCTGCATGACCTCGGGGTCGTGCGTGAACCCGTCGCTGACCTATATGGCACTGACCGCCCGCGCCGCCGAATTCGCCGTCGACGCGCTGAAAAAGGGAGACCTGTAA
- a CDS encoding Gfo/Idh/MocA family protein, with the protein MSDFKRPLRLGMVGGGAGAFIGYVHRVAARLDGQYELVAGALSSRPEVARESGLALGLAEDRIYTDFKQMAEAEAARPDGIEVVAIVTPNHMHTGPARAFLEAGIHVICDKPLAATLEDAEALASVTPKGSARFLLTHTYTGYPLVRLAREMVARGDLGKIRMVQAEYAQDWLTEATEAEQNGTAWRADPAKSGAGGAIADIGTHAYNLTRFVSGLQVTSLSADLDAFVPGRRVDDNANIMLRFEGGAKGMLWASQVAVGHENSVRLRIYGDKGSLDWQQENPNQLHFSQFGAPTQIITRNGAGSNGIGRVPSGHPEGYLEAFATLYQDFAGVLRSEEPAATLPTLADGIEGLRFIMAAIRSSEADGRWQPINQ; encoded by the coding sequence ATGTCGGATTTCAAACGCCCCCTGCGCCTTGGGATGGTCGGCGGCGGTGCCGGTGCCTTTATCGGCTATGTTCACCGCGTTGCCGCCCGTCTGGACGGTCAGTATGAATTGGTCGCGGGGGCCCTATCCTCGCGCCCCGAGGTTGCGCGCGAAAGCGGGCTGGCCTTGGGTCTTGCCGAAGACCGCATCTACACCGACTTCAAACAGATGGCCGAGGCCGAGGCCGCGCGCCCCGATGGCATTGAGGTTGTGGCGATTGTCACGCCAAATCATATGCATACAGGACCTGCGCGTGCGTTCCTCGAGGCGGGCATCCATGTGATCTGCGACAAACCGCTGGCCGCAACCCTCGAGGATGCCGAGGCGCTGGCAAGCGTCACCCCCAAGGGCAGCGCGCGGTTCCTGCTGACCCATACCTATACCGGCTACCCGCTGGTACGCCTCGCGCGCGAGATGGTGGCGCGCGGTGATCTGGGCAAGATCCGCATGGTGCAGGCCGAATATGCGCAAGACTGGCTGACCGAGGCGACCGAGGCCGAGCAAAACGGCACCGCCTGGCGGGCCGATCCCGCGAAATCAGGCGCGGGCGGCGCCATCGCCGATATCGGCACCCATGCTTATAATTTGACACGCTTTGTCAGCGGCTTGCAGGTCACATCCCTCAGCGCCGATCTGGACGCCTTTGTTCCGGGTCGCCGCGTCGACGACAATGCCAATATCATGCTGCGCTTTGAGGGCGGGGCAAAGGGGATGCTCTGGGCCAGTCAGGTCGCCGTTGGGCACGAGAATTCCGTGCGCCTGCGCATCTATGGCGACAAGGGATCGCTGGACTGGCAACAGGAAAACCCGAACCAGCTGCATTTCAGCCAGTTCGGCGCGCCGACCCAGATCATCACCCGCAATGGCGCGGGCAGCAACGGCATCGGGCGCGTCCCCTCGGGCCACCCCGAAGGGTATCTGGAAGCTTTCGCGACCCTTTATCAGGATTTCGCGGGCGTCTTGCGCAGCGAGGAGCCCGCAGCCACCTTGCCAACACTGGCAGACGGCATCGAGGGACTGCGCTTTATCATGGCTGCGATCCGATCGTCCGAGGCGGATGGGCGCTGGCAGCCTATCAACCAGTAG
- a CDS encoding sugar phosphate isomerase/epimerase family protein: MKTLKGPGVFLAQFVGSEAPFDNLDNICAWAAGLGFKGVQIPTVETSLIDLRLAAESKTYADELTGRVAAHGLSITELSTHIQGQLVAVHPAYDEAFDGFAIPAVRGNPAARTEWAIDQVKLAAKASANLGLNAAATFSGALAWPYFYPWPQRPAGLVEAAFAELGKRWRPILDVYEECGVDLCYETHAGEDIHDGISFEMFLDSVGNHSRANMLYDPSHFILQQLNYLEFIDIYHERIRMFHVKDAEFNPTGRQGVYGGFQSWLDRAGRFRSLGDGQVDFKSIFSKMAQYNYEGWAVLEWECAIKHPEDGAREGAAFISDHIIRVTERAFDDFANTGVDADMNLKMLGLK, from the coding sequence ATGAAAACGCTCAAAGGCCCCGGAGTATTCCTTGCCCAGTTCGTGGGAAGCGAGGCTCCGTTCGATAATCTCGACAATATATGCGCCTGGGCGGCCGGTCTGGGGTTCAAAGGCGTTCAGATTCCGACCGTCGAAACCTCGCTGATTGACCTGCGCCTGGCTGCTGAATCAAAGACTTATGCAGATGAGCTGACTGGCCGCGTTGCCGCGCATGGTCTGTCGATCACCGAGCTTTCGACCCATATCCAGGGCCAGTTGGTCGCCGTTCACCCCGCCTATGACGAGGCGTTTGACGGCTTTGCCATCCCCGCCGTGCGCGGCAATCCCGCCGCCCGCACGGAATGGGCAATCGATCAGGTGAAGCTGGCGGCGAAAGCCTCGGCCAATCTTGGGCTGAATGCGGCAGCGACCTTTTCGGGCGCGCTGGCCTGGCCCTATTTCTACCCATGGCCGCAGCGCCCCGCAGGTCTGGTCGAGGCGGCATTCGCAGAACTGGGCAAGCGCTGGCGTCCGATTCTGGATGTTTACGAGGAATGCGGCGTCGATCTGTGCTATGAAACCCATGCGGGCGAGGACATCCACGACGGCATCAGTTTCGAGATGTTCCTGGACAGCGTCGGCAATCACAGCCGCGCGAATATGCTGTATGACCCCAGCCATTTTATCCTGCAGCAGCTGAATTACCTTGAATTCATCGACATTTACCACGAACGCATCCGCATGTTCCACGTCAAGGATGCCGAGTTCAACCCGACCGGCCGTCAGGGCGTTTACGGCGGCTTCCAAAGCTGGCTGGACCGCGCCGGCCGCTTCCGCAGCCTTGGCGATGGTCAGGTCGACTTCAAGTCGATCTTCTCGAAAATGGCGCAATATAACTATGAGGGCTGGGCCGTTCTGGAATGGGAATGCGCGATCAAGCACCCCGAGGATGGCGCCCGCGAAGGTGCGGCCTTTATCAGCGACCACATCATCCGCGTGACCGAGCGTGCCTTTGACGATTTCGCCAATACCGGCGTCGATGCGGATATGAACCTGAAAATGCTGGGCCTGAAATAA
- a CDS encoding LacI family DNA-binding transcriptional regulator — protein MKPVTIRDVARLAGVSTATVSRALGQPEKLNRETLDHVLGVVKQVGFVANAQARSFRQQSTQTIILLVRDISNPFYLEIYKGIEEVASETGYKVLMADARNDEARISNYIDMVRQRQADGLILMVRNLPADIDQRPGLTPPMVVASEAIPDVDLPTVRIDNAAAAKNAVDYLIAQGHRKIAHIGGVEGEYLAINRHTGYLRALREADLPVDPRLTVWGDFSIEAGRRGAQALLDTGLPFTAVLAASDQMAIGAISQLRRAGLRVPSDVSVIGFDDILVAQAFEPALTTVQQPRLEMGRAAMRLLVNLLSGTPSAPVHEFETKLIVRDSVAPVSAPEGP, from the coding sequence ATGAAACCCGTAACGATCCGCGATGTCGCAAGGCTTGCCGGTGTCTCGACCGCCACAGTCTCGCGCGCGCTGGGGCAGCCTGAAAAGCTGAACCGCGAAACCCTTGATCACGTGCTGGGCGTGGTCAAACAGGTGGGGTTTGTCGCGAATGCACAGGCGCGGTCGTTCCGGCAGCAATCGACGCAGACCATCATTTTGCTGGTCCGCGACATTTCGAACCCGTTCTACCTAGAGATCTATAAGGGGATCGAGGAAGTCGCATCCGAGACGGGTTATAAAGTGCTGATGGCTGATGCGCGCAACGACGAGGCGCGCATCAGCAACTATATCGACATGGTGCGCCAACGGCAGGCCGACGGGCTGATCCTGATGGTGCGCAACCTGCCCGCCGACATCGACCAGCGGCCCGGCCTCACTCCGCCTATGGTTGTGGCGTCCGAGGCCATCCCCGATGTCGATCTGCCCACTGTACGCATTGATAACGCCGCCGCTGCAAAGAATGCGGTCGATTATCTGATCGCGCAGGGCCACCGCAAAATCGCCCATATCGGCGGGGTCGAGGGTGAATATCTGGCGATCAACCGCCACACCGGATACCTGCGCGCACTGCGCGAGGCAGACCTGCCGGTCGACCCGCGCCTGACCGTCTGGGGCGATTTCAGTATCGAGGCTGGCCGTCGCGGCGCGCAGGCCCTGCTGGACACCGGCCTGCCCTTTACCGCCGTGCTGGCCGCCAGCGACCAGATGGCAATTGGCGCAATCAGCCAATTGCGCCGCGCCGGTCTGCGTGTGCCGAGCGATGTTTCCGTTATCGGCTTTGACGACATTCTGGTCGCCCAAGCCTTTGAACCCGCCTTAACCACCGTGCAACAGCCGCGTCTTGAAATGGGACGCGCCGCCATGCGCCTGTTGGTCAATCTATTGAGCGGTACGCCCAGCGCGCCCGTTCATGAATTTGAAACGAAGCTGATCGTGCGCGATTCCGTCGCGCCCGTGTCCGCGCCTGAAGGGCCCTGA
- a CDS encoding ABC transporter permease yields the protein MENTKQNRLRAILLDPLTLAILASVALLIIGELISPGFARGRQIVSLLTVAAILGIVAAGQNLVILGGREGIDLSVGAMISLGAVLAGNAMNGMNSGIGIAMLMALGVPFLVGIVNGIGVTIVRIPPLVMTLGMTAVLQGALVVYSQGVPSGRAAPALASFVNQPLAFGIPGILFVWVALALFMWFLLRRTAFGHAVYAMGANERAATLVGIPVRRVRVLLYGLSGLFAGLTGLCVIGYTGSSFISVGDQYVLPSVIAVVIGGTSLAGGIGGYWGTMAGAVALTLLQSVLITLNMDFWARQMVFGVTLLLMMLLYGRQKQLRV from the coding sequence ATGGAAAATACCAAACAAAACCGCCTTCGCGCCATTTTGCTGGACCCGCTGACACTGGCCATTCTTGCCTCGGTCGCGCTGTTGATCATTGGCGAGCTGATCTCGCCCGGCTTTGCCCGTGGCCGTCAAATCGTCAGCCTGCTGACCGTGGCCGCCATTTTGGGCATTGTCGCGGCGGGCCAGAACCTTGTGATCCTTGGCGGACGCGAGGGGATCGACCTGTCGGTGGGGGCGATGATCTCGCTGGGCGCTGTGCTGGCCGGAAACGCGATGAACGGCATGAACAGCGGCATCGGTATTGCGATGCTGATGGCCCTTGGCGTGCCGTTTCTGGTCGGGATCGTGAACGGCATCGGCGTCACCATCGTGCGCATCCCGCCCCTTGTCATGACGCTGGGTATGACGGCGGTGCTGCAAGGCGCACTGGTGGTCTATTCGCAGGGCGTCCCCTCGGGCCGCGCCGCGCCTGCGCTGGCGAGCTTTGTGAACCAGCCGCTGGCGTTCGGCATTCCGGGCATCCTGTTCGTTTGGGTCGCGCTGGCGCTGTTCATGTGGTTCCTGCTGCGCCGCACCGCATTCGGTCATGCCGTCTATGCGATGGGCGCGAATGAACGCGCCGCCACGCTGGTCGGTATTCCGGTGCGCCGCGTGCGTGTGCTGCTGTATGGATTGTCGGGCCTGTTCGCGGGTCTGACCGGACTTTGCGTGATCGGCTATACCGGCAGCTCGTTCATCAGCGTTGGCGATCAATATGTGCTGCCCTCGGTGATCGCGGTGGTGATCGGTGGCACATCGCTGGCGGGGGGCATTGGCGGCTATTGGGGCACCATGGCGGGCGCGGTTGCGCTGACGCTGCTGCAAAGCGTTCTGATCACCCTGAATATGGATTTCTGGGCGCGTCAGATGGTTTTCGGTGTCACCTTGCTGCTGATGATGCTTCTTTATGGGCGCCAGAAACAACTGCGTGTGTAA
- a CDS encoding ABC transporter permease yields MNALTLFRKNPWMITLVVLVILIVVNAILQPSFTSPRAIRSNLSTFLPLVLVAIGQTYVILSGDIDLSVGSTVALSNVVTVTVIASLGGTDIAILTGIAAGILVGLACGLFNGLLIAKLRLQPIVTTFATGILFAALAIWVLPTAGLAVPSNYWRTYGGLVLGVPTVAWVLLIGVAFALIFGRTVAHAQILAVGGNRTGAFQSGLPLDRIRIGSYMLAGLFASLAALCLTGETASGDPLLGQALALSSISAVVLGGTALAGGFGSAIGSVLGALVLGMIGNVIFFAGLPFEYQTLVQGLIVLLALAGGVLVTRR; encoded by the coding sequence ATGAACGCGCTTACCCTTTTCCGCAAAAACCCGTGGATGATCACCCTTGTGGTATTGGTCATTCTGATCGTGGTGAATGCGATCTTGCAGCCCAGCTTTACCAGCCCGCGTGCGATCAGGTCGAACCTGTCGACATTCCTGCCGCTGGTGCTGGTCGCGATTGGCCAGACCTATGTGATCCTGTCGGGTGACATCGACCTGTCGGTCGGCAGCACGGTTGCGCTGTCGAACGTGGTCACCGTGACGGTGATTGCGTCGCTGGGCGGCACCGATATTGCGATTCTGACCGGTATTGCGGCGGGCATTCTGGTCGGGCTTGCCTGCGGGCTGTTCAACGGGCTGTTGATCGCCAAATTGCGGCTGCAGCCGATTGTCACCACCTTTGCCACCGGCATTTTGTTCGCAGCGCTGGCAATCTGGGTGCTGCCGACCGCTGGCCTTGCCGTGCCATCCAACTATTGGCGCACCTATGGCGGGCTGGTGCTGGGCGTGCCAACAGTGGCTTGGGTGCTGCTGATCGGCGTCGCCTTCGCGCTGATCTTTGGCCGTACCGTCGCCCATGCGCAGATTTTGGCGGTTGGCGGCAACCGCACCGGCGCCTTCCAAAGCGGCCTGCCGCTGGATCGCATCCGCATCGGCTCTTACATGCTGGCTGGCCTTTTCGCATCGCTGGCGGCGCTGTGCCTGACGGGCGAGACCGCCTCGGGCGACCCGCTGCTGGGTCAGGCTTTGGCGCTGTCGTCGATCTCGGCCGTTGTGCTGGGCGGCACCGCGCTGGCGGGCGGCTTTGGCAGTGCTATCGGCTCGGTCCTGGGCGCATTGGTGCTGGGGATGATCGGCAATGTGATCTTCTTTGCCGGTCTGCCGTTCGAATATCAGACTCTGGTGCAGGGGCTGATCGTGTTGCTGGCGTTGGCCGGCGGCGTTCTGGTCACCCGGCGCTGA
- a CDS encoding sugar ABC transporter ATP-binding protein, producing the protein MFTYIEAQSLTKSFGAVRALTDGSLSVAKGEIHALMGANGCGKSTLCKSIAGTVLADGGQLQIEGVPTVITGPRDAETRGIALFYQELSLIPQRSVAENIFLGREPRRAGFVDRATLNREAAALIALFDGVSGEGLTPDATVGDLPPDQRQIVEILKVFAKKPRLMIMDEATAALDGRQAARFFEILQARKAEGASTIMISHRLDEVFAVCDRITVMRNGKTVAALETAQTNRDEVVHHMVGDVPAPPPRTAGRASEVTLKVSGATNARLRGVSFEAHRGEILGLAGLQGQGQSALLQGLFGAMPFSSGSVAHGGKQLSLRAPGQAVHQGFAYISGDRGRDASFGGRSIFENLVAATTVREKKLLVNHRSLRPRMAEAAAGLRTKYAGLDAAIGTLSGGNQQKIFIARWLATSPDVLLLDDPTKGIDLGAKADLFALMRAQADAGATILFYSSEDAEILDYADRVLVFNGGEISAELRGDDINAVNLARAAFGDAA; encoded by the coding sequence ATGTTCACTTATATCGAGGCCCAAAGCCTGACCAAATCCTTTGGCGCGGTCCGCGCTTTGACGGATGGCAGTCTTTCGGTTGCCAAAGGCGAGATTCATGCCCTGATGGGCGCCAATGGCTGCGGCAAAAGCACCCTGTGCAAATCCATCGCTGGCACCGTGCTGGCCGATGGCGGTCAATTGCAGATCGAGGGCGTGCCCACTGTTATCACCGGCCCGCGTGACGCTGAAACACGCGGCATTGCGCTATTTTATCAAGAACTTAGCCTGATCCCCCAGCGCTCTGTCGCTGAGAATATCTTTTTGGGCCGCGAGCCGCGCCGCGCCGGGTTTGTTGACCGTGCCACGCTGAACCGCGAAGCCGCCGCGCTGATCGCTTTGTTTGATGGTGTGTCCGGCGAGGGCCTGACCCCCGATGCGACCGTTGGCGATCTGCCCCCCGATCAACGCCAGATTGTCGAAATTCTCAAGGTTTTCGCCAAAAAACCGCGCCTGATGATCATGGACGAGGCCACCGCCGCACTGGATGGCCGCCAAGCTGCACGCTTTTTCGAAATCCTTCAGGCCCGCAAGGCCGAAGGCGCCTCGACGATCATGATCTCGCACCGTTTGGACGAGGTTTTTGCCGTTTGTGACCGCATCACCGTGATGCGCAACGGCAAGACCGTGGCCGCGCTGGAAACGGCGCAAACCAACCGCGACGAAGTCGTGCATCACATGGTCGGCGATGTCCCTGCCCCGCCGCCGCGCACCGCAGGCCGCGCAAGCGAGGTCACGCTGAAAGTCTCGGGCGCGACGAATGCGCGGCTGCGCGGCGTCAGCTTTGAGGCGCATCGCGGCGAGATTCTGGGCCTTGCCGGTCTGCAAGGACAGGGTCAATCCGCCTTGCTGCAAGGTCTGTTCGGCGCGATGCCCTTTAGCAGCGGCAGCGTTGCACATGGCGGCAAGCAGCTTTCCCTGCGTGCGCCCGGCCAGGCCGTCCACCAAGGGTTCGCCTATATCTCGGGCGACCGCGGGCGTGATGCGTCGTTCGGCGGGCGGTCGATTTTTGAAAACCTTGTCGCGGCGACCACCGTGCGCGAAAAGAAATTGCTGGTGAACCACCGCAGCCTGCGCCCGCGCATGGCCGAGGCCGCAGCGGGTCTGCGTACCAAATATGCGGGGCTTGATGCCGCAATTGGCACGTTGTCAGGCGGCAATCAGCAAAAGATCTTTATCGCGCGTTGGCTGGCGACCAGCCCCGATGTGCTGCTGCTGGATGATCCGACCAAGGGCATCGACCTTGGCGCAAAGGCCGATTTGTTCGCGCTGATGCGCGCGCAGGCCGATGCAGGTGCCACAATCCTGTTCTATTCGTCCGAGGATGCAGAGATCCTCGACTACGCCGACCGCGTGCTGGTGTTCAACGGCGGCGAGATTTCGGCCGAACTGCGCGGCGATGATATTAATGCGGTCAATCTGGCCCGCGCCGCCTTCGGAGATGCCGCATGA
- a CDS encoding substrate-binding domain-containing protein: protein MKKHFTLAAVSVIALSSAAYAQDSFTIGLSNGFVGSEWRTQMIEEAQAAAAAWGEQGVNVEVIVQSGNVDVQGQIGHIRNFINQGVDAIIINPQSPTAFDPVFAQAAEAGILVIATDAEVTSPDAIYVGIDQKAWAYQSADWLAKALNGEGNVVTINGVAGNPANEARVAGYTEAFAQYPGITVLNQANANWDQAQGQQVMQNLLATYPNLNGVWVQDGMADGAWRAIEAAGRTTDIAATGEIRKDFMERWSELGLNSGASVNPPGVMGSALNVAVLRLQGREFRDDVFTGANGNAIYIPIPFVDNDNLADSLAAAEGQPGYWSVTDIVTPEEAAEFFQ, encoded by the coding sequence ATGAAGAAACATTTTACGCTGGCCGCTGTATCGGTCATCGCGCTGTCGTCGGCTGCCTATGCCCAAGATAGCTTCACCATCGGTCTGTCGAACGGTTTTGTGGGAAGCGAATGGCGCACCCAGATGATCGAAGAGGCGCAAGCCGCTGCCGCCGCCTGGGGAGAGCAAGGCGTCAATGTTGAGGTTATCGTCCAAAGCGGTAACGTCGATGTGCAGGGTCAGATCGGTCACATCCGCAATTTCATCAACCAAGGCGTTGATGCGATCATCATCAACCCGCAAAGCCCGACCGCATTCGATCCGGTCTTCGCGCAGGCGGCCGAGGCTGGCATTCTGGTCATCGCAACCGACGCCGAAGTGACCTCGCCCGATGCGATCTATGTCGGTATCGACCAAAAGGCATGGGCGTACCAATCGGCCGATTGGCTGGCCAAAGCGCTGAACGGCGAAGGCAATGTCGTCACGATCAATGGCGTCGCAGGCAACCCCGCCAACGAGGCGCGCGTTGCAGGCTATACCGAGGCTTTCGCCCAATACCCCGGCATCACCGTGCTGAACCAGGCGAACGCAAACTGGGACCAGGCCCAAGGTCAGCAAGTCATGCAGAACCTGCTGGCAACCTATCCCAACCTGAACGGCGTTTGGGTCCAGGACGGTATGGCGGATGGCGCATGGCGCGCGATCGAGGCTGCCGGCCGCACCACCGACATCGCGGCAACCGGCGAAATCCGTAAAGACTTTATGGAACGCTGGTCCGAGCTGGGCCTGAATTCGGGCGCATCGGTGAACCCTCCGGGTGTGATGGGCAGCGCGCTGAACGTGGCTGTCCTGCGTCTGCAAGGCCGCGAGTTCCGCGACGACGTGTTTACCGGTGCAAACGGCAATGCGATCTACATTCCGATCCCCTTCGTGGATAACGACAACCTGGCAGACAGCTTGGCAGCCGCCGAAGGTCAGCCCGGCTACTGGTCAGTGACCGATATCGTCACCCCCGAAGAAGCTGCGGAATTCTTCCAGTAA
- a CDS encoding DoxX family protein codes for MVDTRTAPVALLILRVVLGLLFLAHVWLKIFVFTPAGTAGFFASLGLPGWFAYVTMLWEILGGLALILGVWPRAAALAMVPLLLGTIVTVHGPAGFFFDSQYGGWEYPAFWIVALIVLALSGDGAKALRPTPLR; via the coding sequence ATGGTTGATACACGCACGGCGCCTGTTGCGCTGCTGATCTTGCGGGTTGTTCTGGGCCTGTTGTTTCTGGCCCATGTCTGGTTGAAGATTTTTGTATTCACGCCTGCGGGCACGGCCGGGTTCTTTGCCTCGCTCGGGCTGCCGGGCTGGTTCGCCTATGTGACGATGCTGTGGGAAATTCTGGGCGGCCTCGCGCTGATTCTGGGCGTCTGGCCGCGTGCGGCCGCCCTTGCGATGGTGCCGCTGCTGCTGGGCACGATTGTCACGGTGCACGGCCCTGCAGGCTTTTTCTTTGACAGCCAATATGGCGGTTGGGAATATCCGGCCTTTTGGATTGTCGCGCTGATCGTGCTGGCCCTGTCGGGTGACGGGGCAAAGGCCCTGCGTCCGACGCCCCTGCGCTAA